A window of the Gemmatimonadota bacterium genome harbors these coding sequences:
- a CDS encoding SpoIIE family protein phosphatase: protein MATPLLPPRVVAPLGLELPAASSLAQALRADRVPDARRPDAARARRVLVVDDDPSTRALLGALVRQHGAEPVTAESARAARRFVDADGANAYDAVLTDQQMPEESGLELMAWIQRADPTLAVVVVTASPERETVAASLRGGAAGLIDKPIVPAEVWRALDAAVDRTRHDRAHRSTTRVMREVGRLQRLVLRSGAQVDPRLTVRSYPCHQAGGDFITSVPLETGGLLLVVADVAGHDVASAYTAAYFQGLMRGMQESGRPIVDVMRRFNRVLLEEWSGEASRLGALEVTTSVAVCAIALDVSGEFAQVTNAGAPAPCHVNSRGEIRQLERGRSHPLGWFEDSLPESTDHELSSGSALLAWTDGLEDLADRLGVPSEAVATALLVEGDAAQAVLAGGLRDDVLLAHLALGQPGSRSWGDPPVMRRWLPILAERYNGASHDAVDSAQARWEAAIRCVAPGVASARLADILTAVREGMLNALKHGCEGAADREADLQMSLLAADRVIRVRIEDPGPGHDFNVGRHAEEAGDELVDLHRGLELIHLLSTTVRVERHGARLRLDFRY, encoded by the coding sequence ATGGCGACGCCGCTCCTCCCCCCGCGAGTGGTCGCCCCGCTCGGGCTCGAGCTGCCGGCGGCGTCCTCGCTCGCGCAGGCGCTGCGCGCGGATCGCGTCCCGGACGCGCGGCGCCCCGATGCGGCTCGTGCGCGTCGCGTCCTCGTGGTGGACGATGACCCCAGCACGCGCGCGCTGCTCGGCGCGCTGGTGCGGCAGCACGGCGCGGAGCCAGTGACCGCCGAGTCCGCGCGCGCGGCGCGCCGTTTCGTCGACGCCGACGGGGCGAACGCGTACGACGCGGTGCTGACCGACCAGCAGATGCCGGAGGAGAGCGGGCTCGAGCTGATGGCGTGGATCCAGCGCGCGGATCCGACCCTCGCCGTGGTCGTGGTGACGGCCTCGCCGGAACGCGAGACAGTGGCGGCCTCATTGCGCGGTGGCGCGGCCGGACTCATCGACAAGCCGATCGTGCCGGCGGAGGTCTGGCGGGCGCTCGACGCCGCGGTGGATCGCACGCGACACGACCGCGCGCACCGCAGCACCACGCGGGTGATGCGCGAGGTCGGGCGGCTGCAGCGGCTGGTGCTACGCTCCGGCGCGCAGGTCGATCCGCGCCTCACCGTGCGGTCGTATCCCTGCCATCAGGCGGGCGGGGACTTCATCACGAGCGTCCCGCTGGAGACGGGCGGGCTCCTGCTCGTGGTGGCCGACGTGGCCGGACATGACGTCGCCTCCGCCTACACGGCGGCCTACTTCCAGGGCCTGATGCGCGGCATGCAGGAGTCGGGGCGGCCGATCGTGGACGTGATGCGCCGATTCAACCGCGTGCTGCTCGAGGAGTGGAGCGGGGAGGCGAGCCGGCTCGGTGCGCTCGAGGTGACGACCTCCGTCGCAGTGTGCGCCATCGCGCTCGACGTGAGCGGGGAGTTCGCGCAGGTCACGAACGCCGGGGCGCCAGCCCCGTGCCATGTGAACTCCCGCGGCGAGATCCGGCAGCTTGAACGCGGACGCAGTCATCCGCTCGGCTGGTTCGAGGACTCACTCCCGGAGTCGACGGACCACGAACTCTCGTCCGGCTCGGCGCTTCTGGCGTGGACGGACGGGCTCGAGGACCTCGCGGACCGGCTGGGAGTGCCCTCCGAGGCGGTGGCGACCGCGCTGCTCGTCGAGGGAGACGCCGCGCAGGCGGTGCTGGCCGGCGGGCTCCGCGACGACGTCCTCCTGGCGCATCTCGCGCTCGGGCAGCCGGGGAGCCGCAGTTGGGGCGATCCGCCGGTGATGCGACGGTGGCTCCCGATCCTCGCGGAGCGGTACAACGGCGCATCGCACGACGCCGTCGATTCCGCTCAGGCGCGCTGGGAGGCCGCGATCCGTTGCGTCGCCCCGGGCGTCGCTTCGGCACGCCTCGCGGACATCCTTACGGCGGTCCGCGAAGGGATGCTCAACGCACTCAAGCATGGCTGCGAGGGAGCCGCCGACCGTGAGGCGGACCTGCAGATGTCGCTCTTGGCAGCGGACCGGGTGATCCGGGTGCGGATCGAGGACCCGGGGCCGGGCCACGACTTCAATGTCGGGCGGCACGCAGAAGAGGCCGGCGACGAGCTCGTCGACCTGCATCGCGGCCTCGAACTGATCCACCTGCTGTCCACCACTGTTCGGGTCGAGCGCCACGGCGCCCGGCTGCGTCTCGATTTCCGATACTGA
- a CDS encoding STAS domain-containing protein — protein sequence MTASFPSAPASPTTAYAGASATITLPGDLTSSTVGDARVALTAGCERLEAPGSTLRLLQIDLRRAQMVDSVGLNLLVGTIKRVRAIGGRTELLVRATNVERILMFTRLHQIAQVVRDA from the coding sequence ATGACCGCCTCCTTCCCCTCCGCTCCGGCTTCCCCGACGACCGCGTACGCGGGCGCGTCCGCGACGATCACGCTACCCGGCGACCTCACGAGTTCCACCGTCGGCGATGCCCGGGTCGCGCTCACGGCAGGGTGCGAGCGACTCGAGGCGCCTGGCTCGACGCTACGCCTGCTGCAGATCGACCTCCGGCGGGCGCAGATGGTCGACTCGGTGGGGCTGAACCTGCTCGTCGGGACGATCAAACGGGTGCGCGCGATCGGCGGGCGGACTGAGCTCCTCGTCCGCGCGACGAACGTCGAGCGGATCCTCATGTTCACGCGCTTGCACCAGATCGCGCAGGTGGTGCGCGATGCGTGA
- a CDS encoding response regulator: MKALIIDDSRAMRRMLTAFVSKNVKCEAVEAEDGIFALEALERHAPFDFALVDWDMPRMSGLDFVRAVRADARWDDLKLMMVTARNEGEDVVSALEVGANDFLMKPLSEAMVVEKLRILGIVE; this comes from the coding sequence ATGAAGGCACTCATCATCGACGACTCCCGTGCCATGCGCCGTATGCTGACCGCCTTCGTGTCGAAGAACGTCAAGTGCGAAGCGGTCGAGGCCGAGGACGGGATCTTCGCCCTCGAGGCCCTCGAACGGCACGCCCCATTCGATTTCGCGCTGGTGGACTGGGACATGCCTCGCATGTCCGGCCTCGACTTCGTGCGTGCGGTGCGCGCCGATGCGCGCTGGGACGACCTCAAACTCATGATGGTGACCGCGCGCAACGAGGGCGAGGACGTCGTCTCGGCGCTCGAGGTCGGCGCGAACGACTTTCTGATGAAGCCGCTCTCCGAGGCGATGGTCGTGGAGAAGCTGCGCATCCTCGGGATCGTGGAGTAA
- a CDS encoding chemotaxis response regulator protein-glutamate methylesterase encodes MPIRALVVDDAVVMRRMIGAALATDADIEVVGVAAHGRIALQLVSQLAPDVITLDVEMPELDGVSTVRELRRSGCRTPVIMCSALTTTGAEATLDALAAGANDWIAKPTQSGSMAEGVARLAAELLPRIRVLVRSGAPAREPSSAPTPLVRPRVASARVAPTVAPGLLVIATSTGGPNALADLFQAIPRPLPIPVMIVQHMPPVFTKSLADRLGRDSAHRFHEAEAGQVLRAGEVYIAPGGRHMEVERVGAQMQVALHDGPPENSCRPAADVLLRSAARTMGPQLLACVLTGMGHDGLRGCEQVRASGGQVLAQDERTSVVWGMPGAVVNAGLAHEVLALGDLAGAIARRASPLPLSATG; translated from the coding sequence ATGCCGATCCGCGCCCTCGTCGTCGATGACGCCGTCGTGATGCGGCGGATGATCGGCGCGGCGCTCGCGACCGATGCCGACATCGAGGTCGTGGGCGTCGCCGCGCACGGGCGGATCGCGCTGCAGTTGGTGTCGCAGCTGGCCCCGGACGTGATCACGCTCGACGTCGAGATGCCCGAGCTCGACGGGGTGAGCACCGTGCGCGAACTGCGCCGCTCCGGATGCCGCACACCGGTGATCATGTGCAGCGCGCTCACCACCACCGGGGCCGAGGCGACGCTCGATGCGCTCGCGGCGGGCGCGAACGACTGGATCGCGAAGCCCACGCAGAGCGGCTCCATGGCGGAGGGGGTCGCGCGTCTTGCGGCGGAGCTCCTGCCGCGCATCCGCGTGCTGGTCCGCTCCGGCGCCCCGGCGCGGGAGCCCTCCTCGGCGCCCACACCCCTCGTGCGGCCGCGGGTCGCGTCAGCGCGGGTCGCGCCGACGGTGGCGCCCGGCCTCCTCGTCATCGCGACCTCAACCGGCGGACCGAACGCGCTCGCCGATCTCTTCCAAGCGATTCCGCGTCCGCTGCCCATCCCGGTGATGATCGTGCAGCACATGCCGCCCGTCTTCACCAAGTCCCTCGCGGACCGACTCGGCCGCGACTCGGCGCATCGCTTCCATGAGGCCGAGGCGGGGCAGGTGCTCCGCGCGGGCGAGGTGTACATCGCACCCGGTGGCCGCCATATGGAGGTCGAGCGCGTGGGGGCTCAGATGCAGGTGGCGCTCCACGACGGGCCGCCCGAGAACAGCTGCCGTCCGGCGGCCGACGTGCTGCTCCGCAGTGCGGCGCGCACGATGGGGCCGCAACTCCTCGCGTGCGTGCTCACCGGCATGGGACATGACGGGCTGCGCGGTTGCGAGCAGGTGCGCGCCTCCGGCGGCCAGGTGCTCGCACAGGATGAGCGCACGAGCGTCGTCTGGGGGATGCCCGGCGCAGTCGTGAACGCGGGGCTCGCGCACGAGGTCCTGGCCCTCGGCGACCTCGCCGGGGCGATCGCCCGGCGGGCTTCGCCGCTCCCGCTCTCCGCGACAGGGTGA